In a single window of the Natronosalvus caseinilyticus genome:
- a CDS encoding UPF0058 family protein, translating to MHKDELLELHDELVVIMEYFSEREHVDESLFDAYHQLDVDPDDVHKSKSEHKHAVFVLGNALANAMSEDEFSSAGRIGKRMKELADDAESKI from the coding sequence ATGCACAAGGACGAACTGCTCGAGCTCCACGACGAACTCGTCGTCATCATGGAGTACTTCTCCGAGCGAGAGCACGTCGACGAGAGCCTCTTCGACGCCTATCACCAACTCGACGTCGACCCCGACGACGTCCACAAGTCGAAGAGCGAGCACAAACACGCCGTCTTCGTCCTCGGTAATGCGCTCGCGAACGCGATGAGCGAGGACGAGTTCTCGAGCGCGGGCCGGATCGGCAAACGCATGAAGGAACTGGCCGACGACGCCGAGTCGAAGATCTAG
- a CDS encoding DUF7527 domain-containing protein, translated as MDPRTQERVERWDSRPFSGGYDGLSSLADEEFSGAVTSGGAWAFMLNGRIVGVVDGALEQFDGASGTTYVAPHPSLPLLCTMDEQGGETRAKYYTNDTPLSEVDQTLQEGSFTGYVELSEQVLSGDYYLVYYGGRRMAAAYIGNAQRLLTGDEAFERADDEVGIYEVVDVDVDIRDVPGSAPTPEPTSGGSTASAAGSGAASGIADASSPSTDGERDGQSQSEPVSDETSDTAGGITTTATAEPDSETVETTGITEPATEADARADAESADDGSTTDAQPMPPADGESRSDAGSEPSRDHSDAPDTSTGDGPDAETPVEDAEPMPPASGESPDPEEVEAAAEELGADGVPWEGVDEDDEDDRGAEAREDREAPEVQDGDERETADRAPDTDNEPSETDPLDERFKQEEQWRETRNIPSIDPEKTSRPDRSDDGSKSRSSTEGRRRTTGGRSRQSGSSTASSAASGASSTQASNSSKDQSKQQQDGTPSGPGQGRTQSNASSARNVPREALEEDMLEREDKIDRLTQRVDELEREKGTLKERQQELATERDRYRERAEELSATVDRLQQRIETLETELERVRAADAAGVPVDGTSLSPQEALSRTNLFVRYASKSQPTLATAHEDNVSREDVAENLRLEHHTQFDASEVVVDGQSYEAFLGSRIEYQFVEWLVATLPFEIRDTGHADGLGELYDALPRIDRAELDASISLDGDDTEGVPDEVAFDVVAFDKMGNPLLAANLDGSRDPASQTDLETLEESVSAVKANHGELAAAFFVTSSFFEPGALEVTEQATGGGGFLTRDSRLSYVSLSRKQGGYHLCLVESRSGGFHMNVPEL; from the coding sequence ATGGATCCGCGCACGCAAGAGCGCGTCGAGCGATGGGACTCCCGTCCGTTTTCCGGCGGCTACGACGGTCTCTCTTCACTCGCCGACGAGGAGTTCTCCGGTGCCGTGACGTCCGGTGGTGCCTGGGCGTTCATGCTCAACGGACGCATCGTCGGCGTCGTCGACGGCGCTCTCGAGCAGTTCGACGGAGCGAGTGGGACGACGTACGTCGCACCCCACCCCTCGCTCCCGTTGCTGTGTACGATGGACGAACAGGGCGGCGAAACCAGGGCGAAGTACTACACGAACGACACGCCACTGAGCGAGGTCGACCAGACGCTCCAGGAGGGGTCGTTCACCGGCTACGTCGAACTGAGTGAGCAGGTACTCAGCGGCGACTACTACCTCGTGTACTACGGCGGTCGCCGGATGGCCGCGGCTTACATCGGGAACGCACAGCGACTCCTGACCGGCGACGAAGCGTTCGAGCGTGCCGACGACGAGGTCGGTATCTACGAGGTCGTCGACGTCGACGTCGACATCCGTGACGTCCCGGGGTCGGCACCGACACCGGAGCCGACGTCCGGGGGCTCGACGGCATCGGCGGCCGGGTCCGGCGCTGCGAGCGGGATAGCCGATGCGTCCAGTCCGTCGACCGACGGCGAGCGCGACGGCCAATCGCAGTCAGAACCGGTCTCCGATGAAACGAGCGATACCGCCGGTGGGATCACGACGACTGCGACAGCCGAACCGGACTCGGAGACAGTAGAGACGACCGGCATCACGGAACCGGCGACCGAAGCCGACGCTCGAGCGGACGCCGAGTCGGCCGATGACGGGTCGACTACCGACGCGCAGCCGATGCCTCCAGCGGATGGTGAGAGCCGATCAGACGCGGGTAGTGAGCCCAGTCGCGACCACTCCGACGCGCCCGATACGTCGACCGGCGACGGGCCGGACGCGGAGACGCCCGTGGAGGATGCCGAACCGATGCCGCCGGCCTCGGGCGAGTCGCCCGATCCCGAGGAGGTTGAGGCAGCCGCGGAGGAACTCGGCGCCGACGGCGTTCCCTGGGAGGGTGTCGACGAAGACGACGAAGACGACAGGGGGGCCGAGGCCCGCGAAGACCGTGAAGCCCCCGAGGTTCAGGACGGCGACGAACGAGAGACGGCCGACCGAGCACCCGACACCGACAACGAGCCGTCGGAGACCGATCCGCTCGACGAACGCTTCAAACAGGAGGAGCAATGGCGGGAAACCCGGAACATCCCCTCGATCGACCCGGAGAAGACCTCGCGTCCCGACCGGTCCGACGACGGGTCGAAATCGCGATCGAGCACCGAGGGTCGGCGCCGAACGACGGGCGGTCGGTCGCGCCAGTCCGGATCGTCGACCGCCTCGTCAGCAGCCAGTGGGGCCTCGTCGACCCAGGCGTCGAACTCGAGTAAGGACCAATCGAAGCAACAGCAGGACGGAACCCCCAGCGGACCGGGACAGGGTCGTACTCAGTCCAACGCCAGCAGCGCGAGAAACGTCCCCCGGGAGGCCCTCGAGGAGGACATGCTCGAGCGCGAGGACAAGATCGACCGACTCACCCAGCGCGTCGACGAACTCGAGCGAGAGAAGGGGACGCTCAAGGAGCGCCAGCAGGAACTCGCGACCGAGCGCGACCGGTACCGGGAGCGCGCCGAGGAACTCTCGGCGACCGTCGACCGATTGCAACAGCGCATCGAGACGCTCGAGACCGAACTCGAGCGGGTTCGAGCGGCCGACGCCGCTGGCGTCCCCGTCGACGGGACCAGCCTCTCGCCCCAGGAGGCGCTCTCCAGGACCAACCTGTTCGTCCGGTACGCCTCGAAGAGCCAGCCCACGTTAGCGACGGCTCACGAAGATAACGTGAGTCGTGAGGACGTCGCGGAGAACCTCCGTCTCGAACACCACACGCAGTTCGACGCGAGCGAGGTCGTCGTCGACGGCCAGTCCTACGAGGCGTTCCTCGGGTCGCGGATCGAGTACCAGTTCGTCGAGTGGCTCGTCGCGACCCTGCCGTTCGAGATCCGCGATACCGGCCACGCGGACGGCCTCGGTGAGCTCTACGACGCCCTCCCCCGCATCGATCGAGCCGAACTCGACGCCTCGATATCCCTCGACGGGGACGACACCGAGGGCGTTCCCGACGAAGTCGCATTCGACGTCGTCGCTTTCGACAAGATGGGGAACCCGTTGCTCGCGGCCAACCTCGACGGATCGCGCGATCCCGCCAGTCAGACGGATCTCGAGACGCTGGAGGAGTCCGTCTCGGCGGTCAAAGCCAACCACGGCGAACTCGCCGCGGCGTTTTTCGTCACCTCGAGTTTCTTCGAACCGGGCGCCCTCGAGGTGACCGAGCAGGCGACCGGCGGCGGCGGCTTCCTCACGCGAGACTCACGGCTGAGTTACGTGTCGCTGTCGCGAAAACAGGGTGGATATCACCTGTGTCTCGTGGAGTCGCGTTCGGGCGGCTTCCACATGAACGTCCCAGAACTCTAG
- a CDS encoding adenylosuccinate synthase: MTVTIVGSQLGDEGKGGVVDLYGDAADVVARYQGGDNAGHTVVHGGETYKLSLVPSGAVRGKTGVLGNGCVVNPETLFDELDQLRERGLEPDVRVAERAHVILPYHRVLDGIEEEEKADLAAGTTKRGIGPTYEDKAGRRGVRIGDLLDPEVLRDRLEYVVPQKRALAEDVFGVTLEGETADAFDVGHLFETYRAYGERLEDEDMTVDCGTFLQERVDAGENVLLEGAQGTSIDIDHGVYPYVTSSNPTAGGATVGTGLGPTVVGQGEVIGIVKAYLSRVGTGPLPTELGGVEGQTPGYEADAADENEDEEELATYIRDEGGEYGTVTGRPRRVGWLDIPMLRHAARANGFTGLAVNHIDVLAGLEEVEVGHSYEFDGEEIFTVPPTTEQWARCEATYRTFEGWPDVDWAAVAEEGYEAIPENARTYLEYLSTELDAPLYAIGVGPGREQTVVLESPYDE; the protein is encoded by the coding sequence ATGACTGTCACAATCGTCGGGTCGCAACTCGGCGACGAGGGCAAAGGCGGCGTCGTCGACCTCTACGGCGACGCTGCTGACGTCGTCGCTCGCTACCAGGGTGGCGACAATGCCGGCCACACCGTCGTTCACGGCGGCGAAACGTACAAACTCTCGCTGGTGCCATCCGGCGCCGTGCGCGGCAAGACCGGCGTCCTCGGCAACGGCTGCGTCGTCAACCCCGAGACGCTGTTCGACGAACTCGATCAACTCCGTGAACGGGGCCTCGAACCCGACGTTCGCGTCGCCGAGCGCGCGCACGTGATACTCCCGTATCACCGCGTGCTCGACGGCATCGAGGAGGAAGAAAAGGCCGACCTCGCCGCGGGAACGACCAAGCGCGGCATCGGCCCCACCTACGAGGACAAAGCGGGCCGCCGCGGCGTTCGCATCGGCGACCTCCTCGACCCCGAGGTCCTGCGCGACCGCCTCGAGTACGTCGTCCCCCAGAAGCGCGCGCTCGCCGAGGACGTCTTCGGCGTGACGCTCGAGGGCGAGACGGCGGACGCCTTCGACGTCGGCCACCTCTTCGAGACCTACCGCGCCTACGGCGAGCGCCTCGAGGACGAGGATATGACCGTCGACTGCGGCACCTTCCTCCAGGAGCGCGTCGACGCGGGCGAGAACGTCCTGCTCGAGGGCGCTCAGGGGACGTCGATCGACATCGACCACGGAGTCTACCCCTACGTCACGTCGTCGAACCCGACTGCCGGGGGCGCGACCGTCGGCACCGGCCTGGGACCGACCGTCGTCGGCCAGGGCGAGGTCATCGGCATCGTGAAGGCCTACCTCTCCCGGGTGGGCACCGGCCCGCTGCCGACCGAACTCGGCGGCGTCGAGGGGCAGACTCCCGGCTACGAGGCTGATGCGGCCGACGAGAACGAAGACGAAGAAGAACTCGCGACCTACATCCGCGACGAGGGCGGCGAGTACGGTACCGTCACCGGGCGCCCCCGCCGCGTCGGATGGCTCGACATCCCCATGTTGCGCCACGCCGCCCGCGCAAACGGCTTCACCGGCCTCGCGGTCAACCACATCGACGTCCTCGCCGGACTCGAGGAGGTCGAGGTCGGCCACAGCTACGAGTTCGACGGCGAGGAAATCTTCACCGTCCCACCGACGACCGAGCAGTGGGCCCGCTGTGAAGCCACCTACCGTACTTTCGAGGGCTGGCCGGACGTCGACTGGGCGGCCGTCGCCGAGGAGGGCTACGAGGCCATCCCCGAGAACGCGCGGACGTACCTCGAGTACCTCTCGACGGAACTCGACGCGCCGCTTTACGCCATCGGGGTCGGTCCAGGACGCGAACAGACGGTCGTCCTCGAGTCGCCTTACGACGAGTAG
- a CDS encoding ATP-binding protein: protein MVASKTVESIGRLGDIATTLDACTSVESVYEHALIAAADALSFEAASISTERDGRLFPRAVYANHLIPGQALSADAGIAGRTLATGSTIVVDDLRDDPDAAPTCNSFRSVLSVPIADDGVFQAFSSEPGAYSDLDRRIGETLVAIVVNARTSVEHEAALEAERDRFAALFENVSDAAVQYRIEGERYRIERVNSAFVRVFGRDAESIVGETIADVLEVPDDGGDESTRTPLIEHAPDGETETEVVRNTPSGPRPFLRRTVPIATDDETTRGYRIYTDLTELKVRERELERQNERLDQFASIVSHDLRNPLTVANGYLGFVRDELGEDHDAVAAIQQAHDRMEQLIDDVLAVARTGDATGSLELVRLSVVAEQAWEHVDTRDARLELDDGGVWIDSDPTRLLQLFENLFRNSVEHGSARDRRGSRGADVVEHGTASGQTGSESDPGGDSPGTRGEAAVCVRVGTCDDGFAVEDDGPGIPPSEREAVFESGYSSDSGGTGLGLAIVDRIADEHGWSVECTDGSAGGARFEFTSVYLIHESAVGTPDSSAVPESNGDEQ from the coding sequence ATGGTTGCTTCGAAGACCGTCGAATCCATCGGGCGACTGGGCGATATTGCGACGACACTCGATGCGTGTACATCCGTCGAATCCGTCTACGAGCACGCGCTGATCGCGGCGGCGGACGCGCTGTCGTTCGAGGCCGCGAGCATCTCCACAGAGCGAGACGGGCGCTTGTTCCCCCGGGCAGTGTACGCGAACCACCTGATTCCCGGCCAGGCGCTCTCGGCGGACGCCGGCATCGCCGGTCGGACGCTCGCAACCGGGTCCACCATCGTGGTCGACGACCTCCGAGACGACCCCGACGCCGCTCCGACGTGCAACTCCTTTCGCTCCGTCCTCTCCGTCCCCATCGCCGACGATGGCGTATTCCAGGCGTTCTCGTCGGAACCAGGCGCGTATTCCGACCTCGACCGACGAATCGGCGAGACGCTCGTCGCAATCGTGGTCAACGCTCGAACCAGCGTCGAGCACGAGGCAGCACTGGAGGCCGAACGGGATCGATTCGCCGCGCTGTTCGAGAACGTGTCCGACGCGGCTGTCCAGTACCGAATCGAAGGCGAGCGCTACCGGATCGAGCGCGTCAATTCCGCGTTCGTTCGCGTCTTCGGGCGTGACGCCGAATCGATCGTCGGCGAAACGATTGCGGACGTACTCGAGGTACCCGACGACGGAGGCGACGAATCCACTCGAACGCCGCTGATCGAACACGCACCCGACGGCGAAACCGAAACCGAAGTCGTCAGAAACACGCCATCCGGACCACGACCGTTCTTGCGCCGAACGGTCCCGATTGCAACGGACGACGAAACGACCCGAGGATACCGGATCTACACCGACCTCACCGAGCTGAAAGTCCGGGAGCGCGAACTCGAGCGACAGAACGAGCGCCTCGATCAGTTCGCGAGCATCGTCAGCCACGACCTCCGAAATCCCCTCACGGTCGCGAACGGCTATCTGGGATTCGTCCGGGACGAACTCGGCGAAGACCACGATGCTGTCGCCGCAATCCAGCAGGCTCACGACCGAATGGAACAGCTCATCGACGACGTGCTGGCGGTCGCTCGCACGGGTGACGCGACGGGAAGCCTCGAGCTGGTCAGACTGTCCGTCGTCGCCGAGCAAGCCTGGGAACACGTCGACACGCGAGACGCCCGTCTCGAACTGGACGACGGCGGTGTCTGGATCGATTCGGACCCGACGCGCTTGCTCCAGTTGTTCGAGAACCTGTTCCGAAATTCGGTGGAACACGGTTCGGCACGCGATCGCCGTGGATCTCGTGGTGCCGACGTCGTGGAGCACGGCACCGCTTCGGGCCAAACCGGATCCGAATCCGACCCTGGCGGCGATTCGCCAGGAACTCGAGGCGAAGCGGCGGTCTGCGTCCGGGTCGGCACGTGCGACGACGGGTTCGCGGTCGAGGACGACGGCCCCGGAATCCCCCCGTCTGAACGGGAGGCGGTGTTCGAATCCGGCTACAGTTCGGACTCCGGAGGGACCGGACTCGGTCTCGCGATCGTCGATCGAATCGCGGACGAACACGGCTGGAGCGTCGAGTGTACCGACGGATCGGCTGGTGGGGCGCGATTCGAGTTCACGAGCGTCTATCTCATCCACGAATCCGCGGTTGGAACGCCCGATTCGTCGGCAGTTCCGGAATCGAACGGTGATGAGCAGTGA
- a CDS encoding methytransferase partner Trm112: MNESLLEILCCPLDKDDLELEDPEYDEDDEIISGSLVCTSCGESYPIEDGIPNLLPPDMREQSPA, encoded by the coding sequence ATGAACGAGTCGTTGCTGGAGATCCTTTGCTGCCCGCTCGACAAAGACGACCTCGAACTCGAGGACCCCGAGTACGACGAGGACGACGAGATCATCTCGGGTTCGCTCGTCTGCACTAGCTGTGGTGAATCGTACCCGATCGAAGACGGCATTCCGAACCTGCTCCCTCCGGACATGCGCGAACAATCGCCGGCATAA
- a CDS encoding DUF7524 family protein: MSRHAATVTVDRTGSDSLTASASSLEASHPFEIRLESEGGPAHVHCRLTGELAGAASIEALNGGNGNARDGNHYVDPDRPTPIMIDFDPVALEAPLEGSIVLSTGYGATETTLSVTLLPTTRPVDVDQTLGEPAREEPEPTALERAVEQLRAVSGLDPGTLGVLALAVLAIAIAWSTAAVIGGTVAYVSVLIVSVGVVVAVALLVGRLEPPG, translated from the coding sequence GTGTCTCGACACGCGGCCACCGTCACCGTCGATCGAACCGGGTCCGACAGCCTCACCGCCAGCGCCAGCTCGCTCGAGGCGAGCCACCCGTTCGAGATCCGACTCGAGAGCGAGGGTGGGCCGGCACACGTTCACTGCCGGCTGACCGGCGAGCTAGCGGGTGCCGCGTCGATCGAGGCGTTGAACGGGGGCAATGGAAACGCTCGAGACGGAAACCACTACGTCGACCCCGACCGACCGACCCCCATCATGATCGACTTCGATCCGGTGGCGCTCGAGGCGCCACTCGAGGGATCGATCGTCCTCTCGACGGGATACGGCGCGACTGAAACGACGCTCTCAGTGACGCTGCTCCCGACGACCCGTCCAGTCGACGTTGACCAGACGCTCGGCGAACCCGCCAGAGAGGAACCGGAACCAACGGCGCTCGAGCGCGCCGTCGAACAGCTTCGAGCCGTCAGCGGGCTCGATCCTGGTACCCTCGGCGTGCTCGCTCTGGCCGTCCTCGCGATCGCGATTGCCTGGTCGACGGCGGCCGTCATCGGCGGGACCGTCGCGTACGTCAGCGTGTTGATCGTCTCGGTCGGAGTTGTCGTCGCGGTCGCCCTGCTGGTCGGACGGCTCGAGCCGCCGGGGTAG
- a CDS encoding CbiX/SirB N-terminal domain-containing protein has product MQALVIAAHGSHLNPDSAQPTYDHADTIRKTGAFDEVREGFWKEEPHFREVIRTVESDEVFVVPLFISEGYFTEQVIPRELRLEGWDPDLWDSDGTDATEVTLEVGDAEKTVHYCGPVGTHDAMTDVIVKRAETVTDDPDVGPGFGLAVVGHGTERNENSAKAIEYHTERIREMDRFDEVRALYMDEEPEVDDVTDYFESEDVVVVPLFVADGFHTQEDIPEDMGLTDDYRTGWDVPGIVDGQRIWYAGAVGTEPLMADVILERAVDAGADVGDALEQVESWTSETPAAGD; this is encoded by the coding sequence ATGCAAGCGCTGGTCATCGCGGCACACGGATCGCACCTGAATCCGGACTCCGCACAGCCGACGTACGACCACGCGGATACGATCCGGAAGACGGGCGCCTTCGACGAGGTTCGGGAGGGATTCTGGAAGGAAGAGCCCCACTTCCGGGAGGTGATACGGACCGTAGAATCCGACGAGGTGTTCGTCGTCCCCCTGTTCATCAGCGAGGGGTACTTCACCGAACAGGTGATCCCGCGAGAGCTCCGCCTCGAGGGCTGGGACCCCGACCTGTGGGACTCCGACGGCACCGACGCCACCGAAGTCACGCTCGAGGTCGGCGACGCCGAGAAGACCGTCCACTACTGCGGCCCAGTCGGCACGCACGACGCGATGACCGACGTAATCGTCAAGCGTGCCGAGACGGTGACCGACGACCCCGACGTCGGCCCTGGTTTCGGCCTCGCGGTCGTCGGTCACGGGACCGAGCGAAACGAGAACTCCGCGAAGGCCATCGAGTACCACACCGAGCGCATCCGCGAGATGGATCGCTTCGACGAAGTGCGAGCCCTCTACATGGACGAGGAACCGGAAGTCGACGACGTCACCGATTACTTCGAGAGCGAAGACGTCGTCGTCGTCCCGCTGTTCGTCGCCGATGGTTTCCACACACAGGAGGACATTCCCGAAGACATGGGGCTCACCGACGACTACCGGACGGGCTGGGACGTACCTGGCATCGTCGACGGCCAGCGCATCTGGTACGCCGGAGCGGTCGGAACGGAACCGCTGATGGCCGACGTGATCCTCGAACGCGCGGTCGACGCCGGCGCCGACGTCGGCGACGCGCTCGAGCAAGTCGAGTCCTGGACGAGCGAGACGCCGGCGGCGGGTGACTGA
- a CDS encoding DR2241 family protein: MVEDAPDVETTGWRVADEVLEALLETIRESDEDGQPTIDFDGFVAERLADGSAYRLETPTATVEIEASTVADAGASPASRDDPSRALEPIAPYVTNWYVWERTVGGRETARRAFLRWCEGAPLDDPDVETGETKTDASDVLERYDALESGVVRHWGELEITARLARESSGHSGCGERVYEIRHVQDADATDETLEDHNDPRDAREIVTYDEDGRYRPLKTAPTLVTGWHFAGLSGDDLVETVRTIYPATIANWHREQRGDLDVDHWLETAERQTGIYDVIDELPREALEWLTEACCVDSQCLKRREWEYAADEPIDTDHGDGVFPCREPCSLVVAAARKWAILESEEEKTWELELTTTEMNQLAEIVNAVADGRVDEIREADVYDGANRYRARYLRAKRMDDGSFGEEATDR; the protein is encoded by the coding sequence GTGGTCGAAGACGCTCCCGACGTAGAGACGACGGGGTGGCGAGTAGCCGACGAAGTGCTCGAGGCGCTCCTCGAGACGATCCGCGAGTCTGACGAGGACGGCCAGCCGACGATCGACTTCGACGGATTCGTCGCGGAGCGACTCGCGGACGGGTCAGCCTACCGGCTCGAAACCCCGACCGCGACCGTCGAAATCGAGGCGTCGACCGTCGCTGACGCGGGCGCGAGCCCAGCGTCGAGAGACGATCCCAGCCGGGCGCTCGAGCCGATCGCCCCCTACGTCACGAACTGGTACGTCTGGGAGCGAACGGTCGGCGGCCGCGAAACCGCTCGACGCGCGTTCTTGCGGTGGTGTGAGGGGGCGCCGCTGGACGATCCGGACGTCGAGACAGGAGAGACGAAAACGGACGCGAGCGACGTCCTCGAGCGATACGACGCCCTCGAGTCGGGCGTCGTCCGTCACTGGGGCGAACTCGAGATCACGGCTCGTCTCGCGAGAGAAAGCAGCGGCCACTCCGGCTGCGGCGAGCGCGTCTACGAGATCCGCCACGTCCAGGACGCCGACGCCACCGACGAGACGCTCGAGGATCACAACGATCCTCGCGACGCTCGCGAAATCGTCACCTACGACGAGGACGGGCGGTACCGGCCGCTGAAGACCGCGCCGACACTCGTGACTGGGTGGCACTTCGCCGGCCTGTCGGGTGACGACCTCGTCGAAACCGTCCGCACGATCTACCCGGCCACCATCGCTAACTGGCACCGCGAGCAACGCGGCGACCTCGACGTCGACCACTGGCTCGAGACGGCCGAGCGCCAGACCGGCATCTACGACGTGATCGACGAACTCCCGCGGGAGGCCCTCGAGTGGCTGACCGAAGCCTGCTGCGTCGACTCCCAGTGTCTCAAACGGCGGGAGTGGGAGTACGCGGCCGACGAACCGATCGACACCGACCACGGCGACGGCGTCTTCCCCTGCCGGGAACCTTGCTCCCTCGTCGTGGCCGCGGCCCGGAAGTGGGCCATCCTCGAGAGCGAGGAGGAGAAGACGTGGGAACTCGAGTTGACGACCACCGAGATGAATCAGCTGGCCGAAATCGTCAACGCCGTCGCCGATGGGCGAGTGGACGAGATCCGCGAGGCGGACGTCTACGACGGTGCGAACCGCTACCGGGCGCGATACCTCCGCGCGAAGCGAATGGACGACGGCTCGTTCGGCGAGGAAGCGACCGATCGCTAA
- a CDS encoding tubulin/FtsZ family protein, which produces MKVALIGIGQAGGKVVERLTKFDAEMEFDAVQGAFAINSATPDLQSLEHVETHLIGADRVNGHGVGGDNELGAEIMQSDVQEVLGDLDGHVTSRSEAIFVVAGLGGGTGSGGAPVLVHHLQQVYDIPVYALGILPGRNEGSLYQANAGRSLKTLVREADATILVDNDAWHSQGESVESGFESINQNIAQRFGLLFASGEAVEGVVDSSEVINTLRQGGIAALGYASAPSSDDSTQNIRSVMSVSRQALLTGTSLPEARVGDAALLVIAGKPETIPRKGVEKARRWLEDETESMQVRGGDFPLDSDRIAALVLLGGVERSDRIQEFLDRARAAQRVEDEKAAGDPADAFANDELENLF; this is translated from the coding sequence ATGAAAGTAGCCCTGATTGGGATCGGCCAGGCCGGTGGGAAGGTGGTCGAGCGCCTCACGAAATTCGACGCTGAAATGGAGTTCGACGCCGTCCAGGGAGCGTTCGCCATCAACTCCGCGACTCCGGACCTCCAGTCGCTCGAGCACGTCGAGACGCACCTGATCGGCGCCGACCGGGTGAACGGACACGGCGTCGGCGGCGACAACGAACTCGGCGCTGAGATCATGCAGTCGGACGTCCAGGAGGTGCTGGGCGACCTCGATGGCCACGTCACCTCCAGATCCGAGGCCATCTTCGTTGTGGCCGGTCTCGGCGGCGGCACCGGAAGCGGTGGCGCACCGGTTCTCGTCCACCACCTCCAGCAGGTCTACGACATCCCGGTGTACGCGCTCGGCATCCTCCCCGGGCGGAACGAAGGGTCGCTGTACCAGGCGAACGCGGGTCGATCGCTGAAGACGCTCGTTCGCGAGGCCGACGCGACGATTCTCGTCGACAACGACGCCTGGCACAGCCAGGGCGAGAGCGTCGAGAGCGGATTCGAGTCGATCAATCAAAACATCGCGCAGCGATTCGGCCTGCTCTTCGCGTCGGGCGAGGCCGTCGAGGGCGTCGTCGACTCGAGCGAGGTCATCAACACGCTTCGCCAGGGTGGAATCGCCGCGCTGGGGTACGCAAGCGCGCCGTCGAGCGACGATAGCACGCAGAACATTCGAAGCGTGATGAGCGTCTCCCGGCAGGCGTTGCTCACTGGAACGAGTTTGCCGGAGGCGCGAGTCGGCGACGCAGCGTTACTGGTCATCGCGGGGAAACCGGAGACGATTCCGCGCAAAGGCGTCGAGAAGGCGCGGCGCTGGCTCGAGGACGAGACCGAGAGCATGCAGGTTCGGGGTGGGGACTTCCCCCTCGATAGCGATCGGATCGCCGCGCTGGTCCTGCTGGGCGGCGTCGAACGCTCCGATCGGATTCAGGAGTTCCTCGACCGTGCGCGTGCGGCCCAGCGCGTCGAAGACGAGAAAGCGGCCGGCGACCCGGCCGACGCCTTCGCGAACGACGAACTCGAGAATCTGTTCTGA
- a CDS encoding DUF7285 family protein gives MFQFPTARRVVRRYCEGPPHSSTAPLTDRSNRRGQTEPLAALVAVATVCLALGVYAGALSGMGQTSSDRSVAEPTLEAVHATIAADGVYDPNRPGDSLGKIPTDRLPSDRTVTVTVTTLEEGHPETRRWARYVDGRYERGSATGDRPPSSTPTPGGSADDTATRPIAILEPSGKVSSATLYVEVRS, from the coding sequence ATGTTCCAGTTTCCCACCGCTCGCCGGGTGGTTCGACGGTACTGCGAGGGCCCGCCTCACTCGAGTACGGCTCCACTAACGGACCGTTCGAACCGGCGCGGGCAAACCGAACCGCTCGCCGCACTCGTGGCCGTCGCCACGGTCTGTCTCGCACTCGGCGTGTACGCCGGCGCACTCTCAGGGATGGGACAGACGAGCAGCGATCGCTCCGTTGCAGAACCCACGCTCGAGGCCGTGCACGCGACCATCGCCGCCGACGGCGTCTACGATCCGAACCGGCCGGGCGATTCGCTCGGTAAGATTCCGACGGATCGGCTGCCTAGCGACCGGACCGTGACGGTGACGGTCACGACGCTCGAGGAAGGTCACCCTGAAACGCGACGCTGGGCGAGGTACGTCGACGGTCGGTACGAGCGTGGCTCTGCAACGGGTGATCGCCCGCCCTCATCCACCCCGACGCCTGGAGGGAGCGCTGACGACACCGCGACCCGCCCGATCGCCATCCTCGAGCCCTCGGGGAAGGTGTCGAGCGCAACGCTCTACGTGGAGGTCCGGTCGTGA